Proteins co-encoded in one Listeria ivanovii subsp. ivanovii genomic window:
- a CDS encoding MarR family winged helix-turn-helix transcriptional regulator, producing the protein MRGYYDEISFSVNTTAKKMHLFLMRAIASYDVTPEQWSVLEGIEANEPISQKEIALWTKKDTPTVNRIVDVLLRKELIVREVSSEDRRISLLSLTEKGRIETNELRDIVEANCKKMFAGISQEDVEQLTAILKNVSANLE; encoded by the coding sequence ATGCGAGGTTATTATGACGAGATTTCATTTAGTGTAAACACGACAGCAAAGAAAATGCATTTATTTTTGATGCGAGCAATTGCGAGTTATGATGTAACACCAGAGCAATGGTCTGTTTTGGAGGGGATTGAAGCTAATGAACCAATCTCTCAAAAAGAAATTGCACTTTGGACAAAAAAAGACACACCAACAGTGAATAGAATTGTAGATGTGTTGCTTAGGAAAGAACTGATTGTTCGAGAGGTTAGCTCGGAAGATAGGCGGATATCACTCTTGTCATTGACTGAAAAAGGAAGAATAGAAACGAATGAGCTGCGAGATATCGTGGAAGCAAATTGCAAAAAAATGTTTGCCGGAATTTCACAGGAAGATGTAGAACAATTAACAGCTATTTTAAAAAACGTTTCGGCAAATTTGGAGTAA
- a CDS encoding nitroreductase family protein — translation MTNTFLDSIKVRRSIYALDKNVSLEDSKIEEIVKDAVKYSPSSFNSQSSRAVILLGESHNKLWNIVEDTLRAIVPAENFAATAEKVGSFRAGYGTVLFFEDNAVIEGLQENFALYADNFPVWAEQSTGIAQHSVWVALANAGIGASLQHYNPLIDDAVKTEWDIPASWNLRAQMPFGNIVQEAGEKEFIDDADRFRVFK, via the coding sequence ATGACTAATACATTTTTAGATTCCATTAAAGTTCGTCGCTCTATTTACGCACTAGACAAAAACGTTTCATTAGAAGATTCCAAAATAGAAGAAATCGTTAAAGACGCCGTAAAATATAGCCCCTCTTCCTTCAACTCTCAAAGTTCACGTGCAGTTATTCTTTTAGGAGAAAGCCACAACAAACTTTGGAATATTGTAGAAGATACCTTACGCGCTATTGTTCCAGCTGAAAACTTTGCAGCAACTGCTGAAAAAGTTGGATCTTTCCGCGCTGGATACGGAACAGTTCTTTTCTTTGAAGATAATGCTGTTATCGAAGGCTTGCAAGAAAACTTTGCTTTATATGCAGACAACTTCCCAGTTTGGGCTGAACAATCTACAGGTATTGCACAACACTCTGTATGGGTTGCTCTTGCCAATGCTGGTATTGGGGCTTCTCTTCAACATTATAACCCTCTAATTGACGATGCCGTTAAAACTGAATGGGATATTCCTGCAAGCTGGAACTTACGCGCTCAAATGCCCTTTGGTAACATCGTTCAAGAAGCTGGCGAAAAAGAATTTATCGATGACGCTGACCGTTTCCGCGTTTTCAAATAA